The segment TGCTGTTCGAACGAGTTCGCAAAATGGATGGGCAGGACCCCGAGGTAGGCGCCTGACAGGACCATCAAGAGCTGCGCCTCGATATCGAAGGCTACGCGGTTTGCGGCTGAGTTGTCGAAGCGGTGGCGCCGGATACCATACCAATAGCCTCTGTGGACCCATGGATGGCGGTCGCATTCCGCACTTGTGATCTCTTCCTCCTTTCGCTGAAACAAGGGATGCGCCGATCCGCAAAATACCGCGTGCTCTTCACGGTAGATGATGTGGTATCTCACGCTCGCGACCTTGATGTCGGAACCGCCTATGCCAATGTCTATGTCGTTTTCCGCCACCGCCTTTGTTATGTCATTCGGCCGCATGATCTTGAGATTCAACTCGATTTCGGGTGCGGTTTCGGAAAGGTCGGCAATCGCGTCGGAAATCAGGAAACTCGGGTCGGTCGCCATGCAGTCGACAATGCCGATGCCCACCTTTCCCGCCAAAGCGCTTCTGAGGCACGAGAGGCGGGCCGAGTTGGAGTCCAGCATCCCGCTGATTTCCGTGCAGATTTCGTAAACCCGGCGCCCTTCTTCCGTGAGCGAAAAGCCGCGGCGCCCCCGTTCACATAACTTCACGCCAAGCCGCTGTTCAAGCGCGGTCAGATGGTTGGAGACTGTAGGCTGGCTTAGCGACAGTTCCATCTGCGCTGCAGATATGCCGCCATTGCGGACCACGCTTTCAAAGACACGAAACAGGTGGAGATCGGACCCCGATATCTTCATGACTGCAGATTGCACCAAATGCATTGGATGGCAAATTCCTGGAGACGTTCGCGGGCGATGCAGCTTGGGCGCAAACTGTCATTTCCAGACGGAGCCCGGATCGAGCCGGCTTGCTGATTAAGGATGCCGGTGCCTCTCGCAAGCGTACCGGACAGGCGCAATAGCGCAGTGGCCGCCGCTTACGAAGATTCTTAGGTCCCACCAATACTGGCGCACATTGCGCCGAAGCCGGCCGGCCGCCCTCGCTGTCGTGCCCTCCTGAAGACGGGGCCGTCCGACCGTTCTCGTTTTTTGGAGCGCCGTCTGCCGGGGTCATTGACGTTGCACCGGCTCTTGATTAGATACGTGGATACAAAAATACACAGGACCGCATGCCAGCCTCCATTTCGACAGAGTCACGCATGTCCGCCACCGCAGAAGAGGAGGCCTACAGGCACCTTCAGCGAGCCGTTCGCCTCGGGCGCTACCGACCAGGCGAGCGGCTCATTCCCGAGGAGATTGCGGCCGAAATCGGCATGAGCCGCATGCCGGTGCGCGAAGCCTTTCGGCGTCTGGCTTCTGACGGGCTGGTAGTTCTGCGGCCCAATCGGGGATGTGTCGTCGCCGGCCTGACCGTTGATGAACTTTATGAGATTTTCGAGATACGTTCCGTTCTGGAAGGACTCGCGGTCAGACTGGCGATGCCACGGATCGACGAGGAGGAACTCGAAGATCTCGAGCGCTTGCTCGATCGCATGGAGCGCGCGAGCCAGAGCGGCAGCAGTGACTGGGTAGTCCGCCATCAGGAATTCCATGGCCGGATATGTGCACTGAGCCAGAGGCCCAAGCTCATCCACCAGATTTCGGCCCTGCACGCGGTAATCGAGCCCTACATGCGCATCTGGTTCGACTATGTCGAAAAACCGCTCACCGCGCGAGAAGAGCATGCCGCGGTGATCGCAGCATTGCGATCGGGCGACGCTGGCCAAGCGGAACAGGTTATGCAGGAGCATATCCTCGGCACAGCGCCGATGCTGGCCGAGTTCGTGACTCCGAGCCGGTGAACCAACACCGGTTGGACAGGAATGGCCTCGATCCGGCGACGAGACCGGGCGCAGGTCGCGAGAACGCCAGATCAGTCAGATCGGCGTTATGATAAGGGGAAGCAAAATGAAAATTCGTCGTTTGGCCGCGATAGCGACCGCATTCGGCATGCTCGGCTTCATTCACACCGCACTGGCACAAGAGGCGCCCAAGGCGATAACCATCGCAAGCGAGGGTGCCTACGCTCCCTGGAACTTCACCACCGCCGACGGCAAGCTCGACGGTTTCGAGATCGAACTCGCCAACAATCTATGCGCCCGGATGAAGGTCGAATGCACGTTCATCGCCCAGGACTGGGACGGACTGATTCCTTCGCTGACAGTCGGCAAATTCGACGTGATCATGGCCGGCATGTTCATAACGCCGAAGCGGCTCGAGGTCATGGACTTCACACAGCCCTATGCGGTCGATCCGGGCGGTTTCGCGGTCGCGAAGGACAGCGAATTCGGCAAGCTCGGTCTTTCGACGGAGAAGTTCGACATGGGGGACGAGGCCGCATCGAGGGCCGCGATCGAGAGGCTGAAGCCACTTCTCAAGGACAAGGTGGTCGGCGTCCAGGCGGCGACGACCATGCTCGAGTTCCTGAAGAAATACTTTGCCGACACCGTGGAAATTCGCGAGTACAAGACAACCGAGCAGCATGACCTCGACCTGGCGGCCGGCCGCATTGATGCGCTGTTCGCACAGCAGACAGCACTCGCCGCGACGCTAGCAAAGCCTGAATTCTCCGATTTCACACTTGCCGGGCCAGGCTTCGTCGGTGGCCTGTTCGGCTTCGGAACCGGCGCGGGATTGCGCAAGGAAGACGCCAAGCTGAAGGAGATGCTGAACGCGGCGATCGACGGCGCAATCGCCGACGGCACCATCAAGCGCCTCTCGGAAAAATGGCTGAAGGCGGATGTGACGCCGGTCAAGTAGGCGCGAGCGGACCTGCATGGCGAAACGGCGCGAGCCGTTTACGCCAGGCAGCGCGCTGAAAGGCTTCGGTTGATATGATGGATATCACGCATATTTTCGCCCTGGCGGAGGGCGGCTGGGGCGGCGCCCTGCTCATCGCATCCGGTATTACGCTTTCGTTGTCGGCCCTTGGCTTTCTCCTCGGCGCCGTCTTCGGCGCGCTGGCGGCAGGTGGCAAGCTCTCGTCGCGCAGCATCCCATTTTGGCTCGCGAACGCCTACAGCACGGTGTTTCGAGGGGTGCCCGATCTCCTGACGATCTACTTGCTGTACTACGGCGGCAGCATCGCCCTCACGCAACTCGGCGAATTCTTCGGCAACGCCGGCTTCATCGGACTGCCGACTTTTGCAACCGGCGTCCTGGCTCTCGGTATCATATCGGGCGCCTATCAGGGCGAGGTCTATCGCGGCGCCTATCACGCCGTGGATCGCGGCCAGTTCGAAGCGGGCAAGGCGCTCGGCCTGTCCCGTTTTCAATCCCTGCGCCTCATCATCGTGCCGCAATTGATGCGCCATGCACTGCCGGGGCTCGGAAATGTCTGGCAGCTGGTGCTCAAGGATTCCGCACTGATCTCAGTGATCGGCCTCGTCGAACTGATGCGACAAGCGCAGATCGGCGCCGGATCTACACGAGAACCCTTTGTCTTCTACATAGCGGCGGCCATGCTCTATTTCGTGATTGCGGCAATGACCGCCTCGGTTTTCCGCTACAGCGAGGCCCGGGCCCGGCGGGGCATGGTTCGCACGTGTTTGACCTTACCTTTTTTCTTGAGATCGTTCCCGCCCTGCTCGCAGGCCTGCCGATGACCCTCCAGCTTGCGGCGTCCTCGATCAGCATCGGCTTCGTCATGGCGCTGCTGCTCGCGCT is part of the Mesorhizobium sp. L-2-11 genome and harbors:
- a CDS encoding transporter substrate-binding domain-containing protein, giving the protein MKIRRLAAIATAFGMLGFIHTALAQEAPKAITIASEGAYAPWNFTTADGKLDGFEIELANNLCARMKVECTFIAQDWDGLIPSLTVGKFDVIMAGMFITPKRLEVMDFTQPYAVDPGGFAVAKDSEFGKLGLSTEKFDMGDEAASRAAIERLKPLLKDKVVGVQAATTMLEFLKKYFADTVEIREYKTTEQHDLDLAAGRIDALFAQQTALAATLAKPEFSDFTLAGPGFVGGLFGFGTGAGLRKEDAKLKEMLNAAIDGAIADGTIKRLSEKWLKADVTPVK
- a CDS encoding GntR family transcriptional regulator, translating into MSATAEEEAYRHLQRAVRLGRYRPGERLIPEEIAAEIGMSRMPVREAFRRLASDGLVVLRPNRGCVVAGLTVDELYEIFEIRSVLEGLAVRLAMPRIDEEELEDLERLLDRMERASQSGSSDWVVRHQEFHGRICALSQRPKLIHQISALHAVIEPYMRIWFDYVEKPLTAREEHAAVIAALRSGDAGQAEQVMQEHILGTAPMLAEFVTPSR
- a CDS encoding LysR family transcriptional regulator, producing the protein MHLVQSAVMKISGSDLHLFRVFESVVRNGGISAAQMELSLSQPTVSNHLTALEQRLGVKLCERGRRGFSLTEEGRRVYEICTEISGMLDSNSARLSCLRSALAGKVGIGIVDCMATDPSFLISDAIADLSETAPEIELNLKIMRPNDITKAVAENDIDIGIGGSDIKVASVRYHIIYREEHAVFCGSAHPLFQRKEEEITSAECDRHPWVHRGYWYGIRRHRFDNSAANRVAFDIEAQLLMVLSGAYLGVLPIHFANSFEQQGRLRRLPLADEAYFADIEVATRAGEQAANVAYVRDAIINAHRMHL
- a CDS encoding ABC transporter permease, whose product is MMDITHIFALAEGGWGGALLIASGITLSLSALGFLLGAVFGALAAGGKLSSRSIPFWLANAYSTVFRGVPDLLTIYLLYYGGSIALTQLGEFFGNAGFIGLPTFATGVLALGIISGAYQGEVYRGAYHAVDRGQFEAGKALGLSRFQSLRLIIVPQLMRHALPGLGNVWQLVLKDSALISVIGLVELMRQAQIGAGSTREPFVFYIAAAMLYFVIAAMTASVFRYSEARARRGMVRTCLTLPFFLRSFPPCSQACR